One Methanococcus aeolicus Nankai-3 DNA segment encodes these proteins:
- the mtrC gene encoding tetrahydromethanopterin S-methyltransferase subunit MtrC, with protein sequence MSHGGGGHAAERYPEGQVLLAGSVLAIIGMYIAHFATQFGYGQLSMLVGGLLAVAATVAGANTTRKVAAYGLGTGVPSIGMAALGMGTIATLAGILIPSVLISQFAFPNEIIYAIPILISIVALILGVVVGKLTVNPIGMKVPIMVQSMTYLSLMGALSVSGFCIAFAGGFTPDVFMAGAVKTGIIGLAFIAAGMAILHPFNACLGPNEDHGRTLKLALACGLITWFMFAVAKLDVISSIVSLILWALVYVSFVKQSLNDACDVLYTPELPKKED encoded by the coding sequence ATGAGTCATGGTGGTGGAGGACACGCAGCAGAAAGATATCCTGAAGGTCAGGTTTTATTAGCTGGTTCAGTTCTCGCAATCATTGGTATGTATATTGCACATTTTGCTACGCAATTTGGATATGGACAATTGTCTATGTTGGTGGGCGGACTTTTAGCAGTTGCGGCTACTGTGGCAGGTGCAAATACTACAAGAAAAGTAGCAGCTTATGGATTAGGAACAGGAGTTCCCTCCATTGGTATGGCTGCATTAGGTATGGGGACAATTGCAACATTGGCAGGAATATTAATTCCCTCAGTATTGATATCACAGTTCGCATTTCCTAATGAAATAATTTATGCTATACCAATATTAATATCAATAGTGGCATTAATATTAGGTGTAGTTGTAGGAAAATTAACAGTAAATCCAATTGGAATGAAAGTTCCTATTATGGTTCAAAGTATGACTTACTTGTCATTAATGGGTGCATTATCTGTTTCAGGATTTTGTATAGCATTTGCAGGTGGTTTTACCCCTGATGTATTTATGGCAGGTGCAGTTAAAACTGGAATTATTGGATTGGCATTTATTGCAGCAGGTATGGCAATATTACATCCATTTAACGCATGTTTGGGTCCAAACGAAGACCATGGAAGAACATTAAAATTGGCATTAGCTTGTGGATTGATAACATGGTTTATGTTTGCAGTAGCTAAGTTAGATGTTATTTCTTCAATTGTGTCATTAATACTTTGGGCATTAGTTTATGTTTCATTTGTAAAACAATCATTAAACGATGCATGCGATGTATTATATACGCCAGAATTGCCTAAGAAGGAAGATTAA
- the mtrA gene encoding tetrahydromethanopterin S-methyltransferase subunit A yields MADKKAPASGWPIVSGEYVVGNPESCVAVVTLGSHGLDEAAIEAGAAISGPCHTENLGIEKVVANYISNPNIRFMLVTGSEVQGHITGQCFKALYENGIGDDGGIIGAKGAIPFLENAGQDAISRFQNQLVEIVDLIDVEDTGKISSAIKDCISKDPGAFEEDPMILDLEGGGGEAGADESTSIKPAAPETVLLEARMRMISEKINDAALIAKFNSGYYNGKIQGIAIGLFLSLLIFSLL; encoded by the coding sequence ATGGCAGATAAAAAAGCTCCTGCATCAGGATGGCCAATAGTAAGTGGCGAATATGTTGTAGGAAACCCAGAAAGCTGTGTAGCAGTTGTAACATTGGGTTCCCATGGTTTAGATGAAGCAGCTATTGAAGCAGGTGCTGCTATTTCAGGACCATGCCACACAGAAAATTTAGGGATTGAAAAAGTTGTAGCTAATTATATATCAAATCCAAACATTAGGTTTATGTTGGTTACTGGTTCCGAAGTTCAAGGACATATTACAGGACAGTGCTTTAAAGCATTGTATGAAAATGGAATTGGAGATGATGGAGGAATTATTGGAGCAAAAGGAGCTATTCCATTTTTGGAAAATGCTGGACAAGATGCTATCAGTAGATTCCAAAATCAACTTGTGGAAATTGTAGATTTGATTGATGTTGAAGATACAGGTAAAATAAGCAGTGCTATTAAAGACTGTATTTCAAAAGACCCTGGTGCTTTCGAAGAAGATCCAATGATATTGGATTTAGAAGGCGGCGGTGGAGAAGCTGGAGCTGATGAATCTACATCAATAAAACCAGCTGCGCCAGAAACAGTATTATTGGAAGCAAGAATGAGAATGATATCTGAAAAAATAAATGATGCAGCATTAATAGCAAAATTCAATTCAGGATATTATAATGGAAAAATACAAGGAATTGCAATAGGGTTGTTCCTATCTTTGTTAATATTCTCCTTGTTATAG
- a CDS encoding pyruvate ferredoxin oxidoreductase subunit gamma, with product MIEVRFHGRGGQGAVTAAQLLAKATFIDGNFAQAFPFFGVERRGAPVIAFTRIDDKKIRIRSQIYEPDYVVVQDPSLLDSIDVKSGLKEGGKIIINTTKDIKFEGYDVFCVDATGIALDVLGLPIVNTSILGAFAGVTGEVSIEALKEAIMDSFPKKLAEKNAKAAEVAYNAVKK from the coding sequence ATGATAGAAGTTAGATTTCACGGGCGAGGAGGACAAGGAGCCGTAACCGCAGCACAGCTTTTAGCAAAAGCAACCTTTATAGATGGAAATTTTGCCCAAGCATTTCCATTTTTCGGTGTTGAGAGAAGGGGAGCTCCGGTTATAGCTTTCACAAGAATCGACGATAAAAAAATAAGAATAAGAAGTCAGATATATGAACCAGATTATGTTGTAGTTCAAGACCCCTCTTTATTGGATTCTATAGATGTAAAAAGTGGATTAAAAGAAGGCGGTAAAATAATTATAAACACCACAAAGGACATAAAATTTGAGGGATATGATGTATTCTGTGTGGACGCAACAGGAATTGCACTTGATGTGTTAGGATTACCTATCGTAAATACATCAATATTGGGGGCATTCGCAGGAGTGACTGGAGAAGTGAGTATAGAAGCACTCAAAGAAGCTATAATGGATTCATTCCCTAAAAAATTAGCTGAGAAAAACGCAAAAGCAGCAGAAGTTGCATACAATGCCGTTAAAAAGTAA
- the mtrA gene encoding tetrahydromethanopterin S-methyltransferase subunit A, giving the protein MADKKAPASGWPIVSGEYVVGNPESCVAVVTLGSHGLDEAAIEAGAAISGPCHTENLGIEKVVANYISNPNIRFMLVTGSEVQGHITGQCFKALYENGIGDDGGIIGAKGAIPFLENAGQDAISRFQNQLVEIVDLIDVEDTGKISSVIKDCISKDPGAFEEDPMILDLEGGGGEAGDGDGGEGFAIEGIPSSVEPDLEYTKKFMDTLDYKVSLITREVGLSSGTQLKSIEGAIYGSILAVVLVGIPVLLKLVL; this is encoded by the coding sequence ATGGCAGATAAAAAAGCTCCTGCATCAGGATGGCCAATAGTAAGTGGCGAATATGTTGTAGGAAACCCAGAAAGCTGTGTAGCAGTTGTAACATTGGGTTCCCATGGTTTAGATGAAGCAGCTATTGAAGCAGGTGCTGCTATTTCAGGACCATGCCACACAGAAAATTTAGGGATTGAAAAAGTTGTAGCTAATTATATATCAAATCCAAACATTAGGTTTATGTTGGTTACTGGTTCCGAAGTTCAAGGACATATTACAGGACAGTGCTTTAAAGCATTGTATGAAAATGGAATTGGAGATGATGGAGGAATTATTGGAGCAAAAGGAGCTATTCCATTTTTGGAAAATGCTGGACAAGATGCTATCAGTAGATTCCAAAATCAACTTGTGGAAATTGTAGATTTGATTGATGTTGAAGATACAGGTAAAATAAGCAGTGTTATTAAAGACTGTATTTCAAAAGACCCTGGTGCTTTCGAAGAAGATCCAATGATATTGGATTTAGAAGGTGGCGGTGGAGAAGCTGGAGATGGAGACGGTGGCGAAGGATTTGCTATCGAGGGAATTCCTTCATCAGTTGAGCCAGATTTAGAATATACAAAAAAATTCATGGACACTCTTGACTACAAAGTAAGTTTGATTACAAGAGAAGTTGGTCTGTCTTCTGGAACTCAGTTAAAATCCATTGAAGGAGCAATTTATGGTTCTATATTGGCCGTGGTGTTGGTAGGAATTCCAGTTCTATTAAAATTAGTATTGTAG
- the porD gene encoding pyruvate synthase subunit PorD: MTTIGAIIYEPGSSRNNKTGSWRVFIPTMDSDKCIMCENCFIFCPDSSIIEGEDGKFKIDYDYCKGCLICVEECPVNAVTSAREEK, translated from the coding sequence ATGACTACAATCGGTGCTATAATATATGAACCAGGGAGCTCCCGAAATAATAAAACTGGAAGTTGGAGGGTATTTATACCTACAATGGATAGCGATAAATGTATTATGTGCGAGAATTGCTTTATATTTTGTCCAGATTCCTCAATTATAGAGGGCGAAGATGGTAAATTTAAAATAGATTATGATTATTGCAAAGGGTGTTTGATTTGTGTAGAAGAATGTCCAGTTAATGCAGTAACCAGTGCAAGGGAAGAGAAATAA
- the mtrH gene encoding tetrahydromethanopterin S-methyltransferase subunit H, translated as MFKFDKEQMVIEIAGRKFGGQPGEYPTGLSGTIFYARHKIVEDEIKGIFDKSAAEALINKQAEMEDTTGNPALVQVFGGNPEALTKYIDFVAEVWDGPMLLDSTSGEARMAAATRATEAGYANQCIYNSINVSIDEAEFQNLVESDIEASIVLCFDPMDPSVEGKLNVLLDGGKTTDTGMLDLAEKAGIKYPLIDVACTPLGSGAGQSVRASFAVKAKLGLPVGSGIHNIPSAWDWLRDFRKGLREAGQTQLAKDVHHVCDIGANIVQTMGSGDFVLYGPIDNAELAFPAVAMTDMVIAETAKDMGTVPVDTHPINKLL; from the coding sequence ATGTTCAAATTTGATAAAGAACAGATGGTTATTGAAATCGCAGGTAGAAAATTCGGCGGTCAGCCGGGAGAATACCCAACAGGTCTATCTGGAACAATATTTTATGCAAGACACAAAATTGTAGAAGATGAAATAAAAGGGATTTTCGATAAATCCGCAGCAGAAGCATTAATAAACAAACAAGCTGAAATGGAAGACACCACAGGAAACCCTGCATTAGTTCAGGTATTTGGTGGAAACCCAGAGGCATTAACAAAATATATCGACTTCGTAGCTGAAGTATGGGATGGTCCAATGTTATTGGACTCCACATCAGGAGAAGCTAGAATGGCAGCCGCTACAAGGGCAACCGAAGCAGGATATGCAAATCAATGTATTTACAACTCTATCAATGTTTCAATAGATGAGGCAGAATTCCAAAACTTGGTAGAAAGTGATATAGAAGCTTCCATTGTGTTGTGTTTCGACCCAATGGACCCATCAGTTGAAGGTAAATTAAATGTGTTGTTAGATGGTGGAAAAACAACAGATACAGGTATGCTTGATTTAGCTGAAAAAGCGGGAATTAAATACCCATTAATTGATGTTGCATGTACTCCATTAGGAAGTGGTGCAGGTCAGTCTGTAAGGGCATCATTCGCTGTTAAAGCAAAATTAGGTCTTCCAGTAGGTAGTGGTATCCACAACATCCCATCAGCATGGGACTGGTTAAGAGATTTCAGAAAAGGATTAAGAGAAGCAGGACAAACCCAATTAGCAAAAGATGTTCATCATGTTTGTGATATTGGAGCTAATATTGTTCAAACAATGGGTTCCGGAGACTTTGTTTTATACGGACCTATTGACAATGCAGAATTAGCATTCCCAGCAGTTGCTATGACCGATATGGTTATTGCAGAAACAGCAAAAGATATGGGAACAGTTCCAGTAGATACCCATCCAATAAACAAATTGTTATAA
- a CDS encoding tetrahydromethanopterin S-methyltransferase subunit B translates to MELVKICPEIGIVMDVDTGIVAEMRKDILVVDLNPIKEEINKLETLSKAFENSLDPRSAPLKAYDGRDNIYSVGGLFQSAFFGFWISLSILTLGLILVIGLYPKLIGL, encoded by the coding sequence ATGGAATTAGTTAAAATATGCCCAGAAATTGGAATTGTGATGGATGTCGATACAGGAATAGTTGCCGAAATGAGGAAAGATATTCTTGTAGTTGATTTAAATCCAATTAAAGAGGAAATAAATAAATTAGAAACATTATCCAAAGCATTTGAAAATTCGCTTGACCCAAGAAGTGCTCCATTAAAAGCATACGATGGAAGGGACAATATATACAGTGTTGGAGGTCTATTCCAAAGTGCATTCTTTGGTTTCTGGATATCTTTATCAATATTAACATTGGGATTAATACTTGTAATAGGTTTATATCCTAAATTAATAGGGTTATAA
- a CDS encoding TatD family hydrolase, which yields MNNNNNNNNNYNYIDSHCHIEDKSFNKNRDAIIKNAMNNNVKIITSGANLGGCERALKIKKDYSDIYNIYLTLGFHPCYTNADDYVINKVYDLILKNEKNIVGIGEIGLDINTVNINNPDRQKNIFVKFIDLANELNKPIVVHARGREEECYNTITGSSKFNNIISMFHCYSGDIELANKLINAGHYISISTLVCFSELHVNLVKNLELENIVVETDSPYLSPIKGEKNLPTNVIKVVEKIYDIKKEEETYNYDEIVNIIYRNTKILFNI from the coding sequence ATGAATAATAATAATAATAATAATAATAACTACAATTATATAGATTCCCATTGTCATATTGAAGATAAATCATTTAATAAAAACAGAGATGCCATTATTAAAAATGCAATGAATAATAATGTTAAAATTATAACAAGTGGTGCAAATCTTGGTGGATGCGAGAGGGCTTTGAAAATTAAAAAAGATTATTCTGATATATATAATATTTATTTAACTTTGGGGTTTCACCCCTGCTACACTAATGCAGATGATTATGTAATAAATAAAGTATATGATTTAATATTAAAAAACGAAAAAAATATTGTTGGAATAGGGGAAATTGGATTGGACATAAATACGGTGAATATTAATAATCCCGACCGCCAAAAAAATATATTTGTTAAATTTATAGATTTGGCAAATGAGTTAAACAAACCAATTGTAGTTCATGCAAGAGGAAGGGAAGAGGAATGTTATAACACCATAACGGGCAGTAGTAAATTTAATAATATAATATCCATGTTTCATTGTTATAGTGGAGATATTGAATTAGCAAATAAATTAATAAATGCAGGACATTATATTTCAATATCTACCTTGGTATGTTTCTCGGAGCTCCATGTAAATCTTGTAAAAAATCTTGAATTAGAAAATATTGTGGTTGAAACCGATAGTCCATATTTATCCCCCATAAAGGGAGAAAAAAACCTACCAACAAATGTAATAAAGGTTGTAGAAAAAATATATGACATAAAAAAAGAGGAAGAAACATATAATTATGATGAAATTGTTAATATTATTTATAGAAATACAAAAATATTATTCAATATTTAA
- the mtrG gene encoding tetrahydromethanopterin S-methyltransferase subunit MtrG, producing MSEIPTVIVPSKEYKELQEKLDGIEQTVENTNAEIIQTLGKKAGRDVGIVYGFAIGLVFVMVVGKLLPIFSKFL from the coding sequence ATGTCAGAAATACCAACTGTTATAGTTCCATCAAAGGAATACAAAGAATTGCAGGAAAAATTAGATGGTATTGAACAAACCGTAGAAAATACCAATGCCGAAATTATCCAAACATTGGGTAAAAAAGCGGGAAGAGATGTTGGTATAGTATATGGGTTTGCAATAGGATTAGTATTTGTAATGGTAGTTGGAAAATTATTGCCAATATTTAGTAAATTCCTATAA
- a CDS encoding DUF749 domain-containing protein, whose product MERTFIATLTGIVSVKEGLDSDMADYIVVRSKLDNRLLKDDDTVAIFNISGTTSYQAFFIDKDTTIEQIKSKLEELNSLMNHDSEEMLKEYIKNMK is encoded by the coding sequence ATGGAACGAACATTCATTGCTACTTTGACGGGCATTGTATCTGTTAAAGAGGGGTTAGATAGTGATATGGCTGATTATATTGTAGTTAGGTCAAAACTTGACAACAGATTATTAAAAGACGATGATACTGTTGCAATTTTTAATATATCTGGAACTACAAGTTATCAGGCATTTTTTATTGATAAAGATACTACCATAGAACAAATTAAATCAAAATTAGAGGAATTAAACTCTTTAATGAACCACGATTCCGAGGAAATGTTAAAAGAATATATAAAGAATATGAAATGA
- a CDS encoding DUF2096 domain-containing protein: MKDAKGIDKQWVVLSELASKLIKEGKPVSNDAISKIRIAKNIIHFYLMDEHANFESLRDAEKELSQVQMMLFGLCDIDTAKEYLDKMGKACRNELDIEFPLDKSTFNVEIKRRKGAETIRVKLNRELHSEILGELSEWYGIIFENSKEDADKIIIEGKKELITKALKDFSIIWSV; this comes from the coding sequence ATGAAAGATGCAAAAGGAATTGATAAACAATGGGTAGTTTTGTCGGAATTAGCTTCAAAATTAATAAAGGAGGGGAAGCCAGTTTCAAATGATGCAATTTCTAAAATCAGAATTGCTAAAAATATTATTCATTTTTATTTAATGGATGAACATGCAAATTTTGAATCCTTGCGAGATGCTGAGAAAGAGCTATCCCAAGTTCAAATGATGCTTTTTGGATTATGTGATATCGATACAGCGAAAGAGTATTTGGATAAAATGGGTAAAGCTTGTAGAAATGAGTTAGACATAGAATTTCCCCTGGATAAAAGCACATTTAATGTAGAAATTAAAAGAAGAAAGGGGGCCGAAACCATTAGGGTCAAGTTAAATAGGGAGCTCCACAGTGAAATATTGGGGGAATTGAGTGAATGGTATGGTATTATTTTTGAAAATAGTAAGGAAGACGCCGATAAAATCATAATTGAAGGAAAAAAAGAATTAATTACCAAGGCACTAAAAGATTTTTCAATTATATGGAGTGTATAA
- a CDS encoding RNA-binding domain-containing protein, whose translation MNIKLNNITISSIAHITEDEDKVLSSMAYFIPPEIDDDDINISTIDTEGCFGNPIRIHEIVLTKKPAKKTFKRIMDLLKRDERNVNKLKNDISTRIEKGKIYLRFDKQLACVGKCKLVDGDDVVRIVLGFNVYATKEKEEAVKETILNELDNWDFSVIEKK comes from the coding sequence ATGAACATTAAATTAAATAATATAACCATATCGTCAATAGCCCATATAACAGAGGACGAAGATAAAGTATTAAGTAGTATGGCATACTTTATTCCTCCGGAAATAGATGATGACGACATAAATATATCTACAATAGATACAGAAGGATGTTTTGGAAATCCAATACGAATTCATGAAATAGTATTAACTAAAAAACCAGCTAAAAAAACATTTAAGAGAATTATGGATTTATTAAAAAGAGATGAAAGAAATGTTAATAAATTAAAAAATGACATATCTACAAGAATAGAAAAAGGAAAAATATATTTAAGATTCGATAAACAATTGGCCTGTGTTGGAAAATGTAAATTAGTAGATGGAGATGATGTAGTAAGAATAGTCCTTGGTTTTAATGTTTATGCCACAAAAGAAAAAGAAGAAGCCGTAAAAGAAACCATATTAAATGAATTAGATAACTGGGATTTTAGTGTGATTGAAAAAAAATAA
- the mtrD gene encoding tetrahydromethanopterin S-methyltransferase subunit D, which translates to MVNIDIVSLAIPLAEITIAGAIINASVHFVPVGGAPAAMATSTGVGTGTTQLAAGAGFTGLMAAAALAAQSGISLTNPLHLALIMASGAVGSMIMLGLTMLIGQMIYVYGIGVVPAADKVDKDPFTGDYQKSYITPGTTGHAIPTVCFISGLIGAALGGIGGGLAYIAFKLLGFSSEVSGVIAVGFFFLNAVLASYNIGGTTEGFHDPKFKKIHFGIVASFVASLLCGVIISGMSLGI; encoded by the coding sequence ATGGTAAATATTGACATTGTAAGTTTGGCAATCCCTCTTGCAGAAATCACAATTGCGGGTGCCATTATTAATGCTAGTGTTCATTTTGTTCCAGTGGGTGGAGCTCCTGCGGCTATGGCTACTTCAACAGGAGTAGGTACAGGAACTACACAGTTGGCAGCAGGTGCTGGGTTCACTGGTTTAATGGCTGCTGCAGCATTGGCAGCTCAATCAGGTATTAGTTTAACAAATCCACTCCATTTAGCTCTTATTATGGCATCAGGAGCAGTGGGTTCTATGATTATGCTTGGATTAACTATGTTAATTGGGCAAATGATTTATGTATATGGTATTGGAGTAGTTCCAGCAGCAGATAAAGTAGATAAAGACCCCTTTACAGGAGATTATCAAAAATCCTACATTACTCCGGGAACAACAGGACATGCAATTCCAACAGTATGTTTTATAAGTGGTTTAATCGGAGCAGCACTTGGAGGTATTGGTGGAGGTCTTGCTTATATTGCATTTAAATTATTGGGATTCTCCTCAGAAGTTTCAGGAGTTATTGCAGTTGGGTTTTTCTTCTTGAATGCTGTTCTTGCATCATATAATATCGGGGGAACAACAGAAGGATTCCACGACCCAAAATTCAAGAAAATACACTTCGGAATCGTAGCTTCATTTGTAGCTTCATTGTTATGTGGAGTTATTATTTCAGGAATGTCATTAGGAATTTAA